The DNA segment AACCGGTGGATATCACCCTAAAAAACCCGTACTACATGATGTCAATCTTTCTGTTAATAAACAGGAGATCGTTGGACTGATCGGCTTAAACGGTGCCGGTAAAAGTACAACGATTAAACACATATTAGGATTACTACAACCACAAAAAGGTGAAATTACAATAGATGGAGTCAGCTTTAAGCAAGATGCTGATCAATATAGAAAATCGTATGCTTACATACCAGAAACACCTGTTTTGTATGATGAATTAACGCTTTGGGAGCACCTTGAATTAACAAAGGTTGCATATGGACTTGATTCAAAGGATTTTGAGGAACGTGCAGAAAAGCTATTAAAAGAATTTAAGATGACTAAAATGAAAAAGTGGTATCCTAGTCATTTTTCTAAAGGGATGCGTCAGAAAGTCATGATCATGAGTGCCTTTTTAATTGAGCCACCCGTGTACATTGTAGATGAGCCAATTGTGGGTCTTGATCCATTAGGGATTCAATCGTTCCTAAACTTTATTTCTGACATGAAAAAAAGAGGCTCTGCCATTCTAATGTCTACACATATATTAGCTACGGCTGAGCGATATTGTGATCGGTTTATCATTTTACATCACGGACGCAAAGTATTAGAAGGAACGCTTTCGGAGATGCAGCAGCATATCGGAAAACCCAATGCGACGCTTGATGACATTTATATTGAAATGACCAAGGAAGAAGTCCTATGAATGCACAAAGCTTATGGCAAGAACGAGTGCAAACATACTGGAGGGAAGCTGGTCGTTATTTAAAATTAATAGGAAACAGCGGGTTCCTATTTACTGTTTACTTTCTATTTATTGTTGGTAGCTACTATTATCAACAAATTTTAGAGCAGCTTCCAGCAGAGTTTCCAACTGTAGAGTTATTTACGGTTGTATTCTTACTCATCCTGACGAGAAGTAGAGTACGAACCTTTGTTAAACAGGCAGACGTGGTTTTCTTATTACCATTTGAAGCAAAAATGGGCGACTATTTTCGTTCGGCCATCCGTTATTCTTTCTTTATGCAGGTAGGTATCATCTTCATTGTTCTATTGCTTTTAGGGCCATTATTTGTTCTTCGAATTGGAACAGGCATTGTTTTTTGGTCAACTCTAGTTGTACTTGTAGCGGCTAAGCTATGGAACATTCTTGCTAGCTGGGAAGAACAGCGATTGCAAAGCAAACAAGAAAGAATTTCACACATGCTCTTGCGTGGATTAATTAATGTGGTATTACTCTACTTGCTCTTTTCGCAGGCAGGAGTCACATTTGTCGGTATCCTCTTAGTGCTCATGCTAGGACTTTACATTTTCTATTGGAGAAAAATCGGTCAGGCATATTCAATTAAGTGGAATCATTTAATTGAAGTAGAGGAGAGCATGGTCATGTTCTTCTACCGCATTGCAAACGCGTTTACGGATGTACCGAAGCTTCGTAATCAAGTAAGGGAGCGTAGGTATTTAAGCTGGCTTATTCCGTTATTAGCTGGGAAAACTCAGTCTGTTTATTCGTTTTTAATGGCCAGGTCCTTTGTACGAGCTAATGATTACTTAGGTATTTATGTAAGACTCGTAGCAGTTGGAGCCTTTGTGTTAACAATCCTACCTAGTGGATGGATTCAAGTTCCTGTGTTTCTTGTGTTTATGCATATGGTTATGATGCAGCTTTCAACGATCTGGTACCACTACGATATGAATATGTGGGTTGATATTTACCCAATTGAGCCTAATGGAAGGCAAAAAGCGTTAACACACTTAAGCTTGAAGTTGTTATCGGTCATGGCTGTTGTTTTAACCATTGTACTTCTATTAACTGGAGATCCAATTGTAGCAGTGGTTGCTTTAGCGGTAGGACTTCTTTTTGCATATATCGGAAGTGCTTCGTTGATTCATCGCCGCAAAAAACAAGCTTTTTAGGAGGGGACTCTTATCGTATCTGTATATGAACAAGAGGCTAAGGAAGAGATGATCCGTTGGAAGCGAAAGCTAGGCAAAAGTCAATCAATGACTGGCCGTTTCGCAAAAAAGTGGCAGAAGAAAGCGAATGCTTTTATTCCGGAAAAGGTTCATTCTGTAGTCACAATGAGCGTTAAGCATATGGTGCAGGCGGCGCTCACTGGGTCAGAGTATGTTTCTAAAAGAGAATTAGATCTAACTACTACGTTTGAAGAACGAGAAGAAAAAGTTCTGGAGCTTTTTCGAACGTATAAGAACACCGCTGTTGCAGAAGGGATTGGAACAGGAGCTGGTGGTATTATGCTCGGCTTGGCTGATTTTCCTCTACTTCTTAGCATTAAAATGAAGTTTTTGTTTGATAATGCGATCACCTACGGCTATGATTGTAAGACGTTTAAAGAGAGACTTTTTATACTCACCATCTTTCAGTTAGCTTTTTCCGAAGGAGACGAGCGAGCTATGCTTTTGGAGAGGGTGGAGAACTGGGAAACGTATGCCGAAGACTTACCAGAAGATCCAAACGACCCGCTTGCGATGGATTGGAAGTCATTTCAGTTAAGTTATCGAGATTTTATTGACTTACCCAAAATGCTACAGCTTGTCCCGGGCTTTGGAGCCATTGTAGGTGCTGCAGCCAATTCTCACTTTCTTGAGATTCTCAAGACCACCGCAATGAATAGCTATCGTATGCGACTGCTTAACGAACCAAATGGATAAGCAAATAAATAAGCGAGTGATCCGCATAAGTGGATCACTCGCTTTTTTGGTGTTAAATAGAAAAAGGGACAAAGCGTGCAAAATACGCGGATAAGATTCGGAAATAGCCAGTAAAAAGCATGATCCCTAAGATAATCATTAACACACCACTTATTCGTTGAATCGTTGGTAACCAGCGGTTCATTACTTTTAGTTTTGAAAGAGACTTGGACCAAAAAAAGGCGACGATCAAAAACGGAACACCAAGTCCTGCAGAATAGATAAACAATAATAAGATTCCAAGCCCCATGGTTTCGCTACTTCCGGCAATGATTAAAATTGATCCAAGGACTAAGCCGATACAGGGCATCCACCCAGCACCAAATAAAAAACCAATCATTAATGAATTAGAGAAGCTCGCTGATTTCCGAGGTTTTATCGGTAGTTTTTTCTCTGTTAAAAGCGATCGTAAAGAGATAATGCCAGCCATCTGTAAACCAAACAAAACGATAAAGATTCCGCCAAGCTGCTCAATAAGTGTACGATTTGTTGAAAATAGCTGTCCTAGAAAAGACGATGATGCCCCCATTAGAACAAAGATAATCGTAAAGCCCAGGATGAATCCAACGCTTCTAGTTAAAATTAAATGTCTCTCAGCCTGTACTTGGCCATTTGATATGGAAGCTCCTGTTAACTGAGCTAGGTAAGCAGGTACCAATGGAAAAATACATGGAGACAAAAAAGAAATCATGCCAGCGAAAAACGCTAACCATATCGAGACCTCCATATGTTTCACTCCTTCTCTTCCTTGCCATTCTATCATTCTATGTAGGATACATTCCCCTTAGTATAACGAAATTCCTTGCAGATAACTATGACAAAATGAAGGCGGATACAGATAGAGGCGGATGAGAAGATCATCCTTCAGGCGGAGATAAAACCGTGCTCTAGCTCGGCGTAATGAAATCATTATTCTCCTACAATAAAGATAACAAAAAGAAAGGAGAGATTGCATGGGTAACCGTAAGAATTCAGGACTAGGCATTGTACTGATGACAATAGGAGTGATCATTCTACTTGGTTTAATAGGTGTGCATCTAGGTGGACTTGTTCCCTTAGCCTTAGGTCTAGCACTTATGTATTGGGGATTAAAAACGTATCAGCGAGTAGGAGGTTTATCCGCAGGCAGTATCGCTCTATTCATTATTGGTGGATTGTTCGCCTTAAGTGGAGTCGGTGCGCTGATCCCATTCTTCATTGCTAGCTTACTTGTGTATGTTGGTTATCGTTATATCAAATCAGATAACGATACAGACGATGACACAAGCTACTCAACTTACCAAATGAACGAAGTGAAAAGTAAGAAATCACTGGATGAAGAATTCAATAGCTTAATGAATAAACAATCATAAGGGAGGAATTAACATGAGTATTTTCACTCGAGTTGAACGACTAGTAAAGGCATCAATCCATGAAGGGTTAGAACGTATGGAAGAACCATTGGCTTTGCTTAAACAAGAAATTCGTGATACTAAACAATCCATTGCAAAGAAAAAAGAACAGGTAACGAAGCAGGAAAACATGTTCCAAACATTTGAACGTGCGATTGAAACGGCTGGAAAGTTAGCTGATAAAAGACAGCAACAAGCTGAGATTGCGATTGAAAAACAGGAGGAGGATTTTGCAAAGAGAGCGTTGATTGATAAGCGTCAGGCACTAAACGAACAACAAAAATTCCAAGCGTTGATAGAGCAGAATAAACAAAGTATTCTCGATTTAAAAGCTGAGATTCAAGAGCTTGAACATTCTCTGAAGGTTAAGGCGGAACAGAAACGCGAGCTTGAACAGCAAAAGGAAGCCGATAAGGCAGGAGCCGAACTTAAGAAAATGTTTGCTCAAACAAGTCATTTTGGTGCAAATGATTCAAAAGAATTGGATCAATGGAGCAAGGCAGCGCTTGAGATTGAAAACGACAATCTAAAAGCCGAGATTGAAGCAGAGCTAGCTCAGCTGAAAGCAGCTAAACAAGGGTAGAACACAGGCGTAAGAGCGGGGGAAACCTCGCTTTTGATCTTGTGGAAAATAAAGAAAACAGATATAGTGTCTAATAGATAAAGGCGGTGGCGGAATGAAAAAACTAATCGGTTTTGCTATGATTGTTCTTGGTTTGATATTGCTCGTTCTAACGACGTTTCCGCTATTCTTTTCGAACTTTGCAAATTCTCAAGTGGACAATGTAACGAAATCGCTTGATGGAATAAATACATTATCTTTAGAGAGTAAGGCGATTCATTGGACCATTGTTCCTGTTGAAGACGAAGAGCTTCGCATTGAATTAGCGAATGGTGAACAAGGAAAACCATTTAAAGTGGAGCAGGGCCGTAGCCAACTTAATGTTATAACGGAACATAAAAGATTTGGTTGGTTCCCTTCTTTTTCTAACTCATTTAAGAAAGGTGAAGCAACGGTATATCTTCCTAAGAGTTTCACACAGGGTCTGGATATTTCCACTGTTTCCGGCGATATTACATTTGATGGTGATATTACATTAGACGAGTTAAATGTTGAAATGGTCTCAGGTGAAGTCATGAATTCAGGGAATTTGCAAGCCGATGAAATCGATGTTGATTCCGTTTCAGGTCATGTTCATTTGGTGCAGGTAACTAGCTCTGATATCCATGCAGATACTGTTTCAGGAGATGTTTTGGTTCAGTATGATACAGAACAAGGAGACCTTTCTGTTGACACCGTTTCTGGTAAAGTTGAAGTAACGGTTCCTACTTGGGACGCAACATATGAGCTTGATACGTTGAGCGGTACAATTGTGGATCAGGGAACTCGAATAAAAGCAAGAGAGTTTAGCAGTTCATTAGGTAATGGAAACGCTGAGGTTGAAATTTCCACTCTATCTGGAGATATTACACTTAATTAAAAGTCAGTCAGCATAAAGGAGGGAAGATCTTGCGGAAAACCATTATAGGAAGTATTTTTGCAATTGTTGGTTTAATGATCTTGTTTAATATTCTTACTTTTTTTTCTAACTCCTTTATGGCGCCGTTGATCTTCCTCGCCTTAGGAGTATTTTTCGTTCGAGGTAAGAAACGAAAAATGGGCAAGTTGCTTATGATGATTGCATTAATTCTTTTTGTTAGCCAATTGCTGCATATTTCATTGGTTACCGTCGTCTTTGCACTTGTGTTTATCTATGTTGGTTTAAAGCTGGTGCGTTCTGATAAACAAGGTAAAAAAGAAAAGAAAGAAAAGAAAGAAAAGCGGAAAGTTGCACCCCCGGTTCCAGTTGATGATAATCAAAAATCGCGTAATCAAAATCTCGGTGATGAGCAAACATTTATTAAAAGAAGTCTGATTGGTGAAGTGCGCTTTACGTCAAATCCATTTGAGCTAACCGATATGCAGATCTGGAATGGAGTAGGTGATGTACGCATTGATTTAACAAATGCGATCATTCCTGAGGGAGAGACGC comes from the Alkalihalobacillus sp. FSL W8-0930 genome and includes:
- a CDS encoding ABC transporter ATP-binding protein; this encodes MAELLKITGLTGGYHPKKPVLHDVNLSVNKQEIVGLIGLNGAGKSTTIKHILGLLQPQKGEITIDGVSFKQDADQYRKSYAYIPETPVLYDELTLWEHLELTKVAYGLDSKDFEERAEKLLKEFKMTKMKKWYPSHFSKGMRQKVMIMSAFLIEPPVYIVDEPIVGLDPLGIQSFLNFISDMKKRGSAILMSTHILATAERYCDRFIILHHGRKVLEGTLSEMQQHIGKPNATLDDIYIEMTKEEVL
- a CDS encoding ABC transporter permease; its protein translation is MNAQSLWQERVQTYWREAGRYLKLIGNSGFLFTVYFLFIVGSYYYQQILEQLPAEFPTVELFTVVFLLILTRSRVRTFVKQADVVFLLPFEAKMGDYFRSAIRYSFFMQVGIIFIVLLLLGPLFVLRIGTGIVFWSTLVVLVAAKLWNILASWEEQRLQSKQERISHMLLRGLINVVLLYLLFSQAGVTFVGILLVLMLGLYIFYWRKIGQAYSIKWNHLIEVEESMVMFFYRIANAFTDVPKLRNQVRERRYLSWLIPLLAGKTQSVYSFLMARSFVRANDYLGIYVRLVAVGAFVLTILPSGWIQVPVFLVFMHMVMMQLSTIWYHYDMNMWVDIYPIEPNGRQKALTHLSLKLLSVMAVVLTIVLLLTGDPIVAVVALAVGLLFAYIGSASLIHRRKKQAF
- a CDS encoding EcsC family protein; the protein is MIRWKRKLGKSQSMTGRFAKKWQKKANAFIPEKVHSVVTMSVKHMVQAALTGSEYVSKRELDLTTTFEEREEKVLELFRTYKNTAVAEGIGTGAGGIMLGLADFPLLLSIKMKFLFDNAITYGYDCKTFKERLFILTIFQLAFSEGDERAMLLERVENWETYAEDLPEDPNDPLAMDWKSFQLSYRDFIDLPKMLQLVPGFGAIVGAAANSHFLEILKTTAMNSYRMRLLNEPNG
- a CDS encoding cytochrome c biogenesis CcdA family protein; the encoded protein is MEVSIWLAFFAGMISFLSPCIFPLVPAYLAQLTGASISNGQVQAERHLILTRSVGFILGFTIIFVLMGASSSFLGQLFSTNRTLIEQLGGIFIVLFGLQMAGIISLRSLLTEKKLPIKPRKSASFSNSLMIGFLFGAGWMPCIGLVLGSILIIAGSSETMGLGILLLFIYSAGLGVPFLIVAFFWSKSLSKLKVMNRWLPTIQRISGVLMIILGIMLFTGYFRILSAYFARFVPFSI
- a CDS encoding PspA/IM30 family protein, whose amino-acid sequence is MSIFTRVERLVKASIHEGLERMEEPLALLKQEIRDTKQSIAKKKEQVTKQENMFQTFERAIETAGKLADKRQQQAEIAIEKQEEDFAKRALIDKRQALNEQQKFQALIEQNKQSILDLKAEIQELEHSLKVKAEQKRELEQQKEADKAGAELKKMFAQTSHFGANDSKELDQWSKAALEIENDNLKAEIEAELAQLKAAKQG
- a CDS encoding DUF4097 family beta strand repeat-containing protein; the protein is MKKLIGFAMIVLGLILLVLTTFPLFFSNFANSQVDNVTKSLDGINTLSLESKAIHWTIVPVEDEELRIELANGEQGKPFKVEQGRSQLNVITEHKRFGWFPSFSNSFKKGEATVYLPKSFTQGLDISTVSGDITFDGDITLDELNVEMVSGEVMNSGNLQADEIDVDSVSGHVHLVQVTSSDIHADTVSGDVLVQYDTEQGDLSVDTVSGKVEVTVPTWDATYELDTLSGTIVDQGTRIKAREFSSSLGNGNAEVEISTLSGDITLN
- the liaF gene encoding cell wall-active antibiotics response protein LiaF, whose amino-acid sequence is MRKTIIGSIFAIVGLMILFNILTFFSNSFMAPLIFLALGVFFVRGKKRKMGKLLMMIALILFVSQLLHISLVTVVFALVFIYVGLKLVRSDKQGKKEKKEKKEKRKVAPPVPVDDNQKSRNQNLGDEQTFIKRSLIGEVRFTSNPFELTDMQIWNGVGDVRIDLTNAIIPEGETLIIVENVIGDIQIYMPEDLEYTIQSYVLIGDSSILQSKKGGFNQTTLLRSTDYQSGVRKVKFVLSCAVGSVKVREI